In the Primulina tabacum isolate GXHZ01 chromosome 15, ASM2559414v2, whole genome shotgun sequence genome, gaacctcagatttgacaacaCCATCAAAGAATTTGGTTTTGTCAAGAATCTTGAGGGaccatgtgtgtacaagaaatttagtgggagtgcagtgaaaTTCCTAGcactttatgttgatgaaatcCTGCTCATTAgaaatgatgtaggattactgcaatcaactaaagtatggttagcaagtaaattctcaatGAAAGACATGGatgaagcatcatatgtattgagaatacaaaTATCTGGAGATATATCAAAGAGGATGATGTGGCTTACCCAAGAGACTTATACTGATAACATTTTGAaaagattctctatggaagagtccaacagaggatacttaccaatgtgtcatggagttactctatctaaagcaatGTGCCCTAAGACTTATGAAGAGATAAAGATAATGACATGtattccatatgcatcagccattagtagtatcatgtatggtatgatatcaacaggccctgatgttgcttacgctctgacgttacaagcagatatcaggtgAACCccggtccaatgcattggaaggctgtgaaggatattcttaagtacctaaggaggactaagaacttgttcatggtctatgggggtggatgATTAAAATTGGAAGTTTACACtaattctagcttccaaagtgacgtagatgattcgaaatcgacctctggttttaTATTAATGCtcaatggtgcggctgtctcttggaagagttccaaacaAACTCCATTGCggattccacaactgaagctaAATATATTGCTGCATATGCTGCAGctaaagaggcagtttggatgagtaATTTCGTCAGAGAGTTGGACATTATTCCTAAAGGAGTTGACCCAGTCCTGGTGTACTGCAACAACATTGGTGCTGTTgcacaagcaaaggaaccaatgtCTCATCAGTGATCTAAATATATACTGAGGAAATTCCATATCATctgggagattgtgggaagaagAGATATATCAGTTCGAAAGAATCGCCTCTACAGAtaacgttgctgatccacttacaaagtcCTTTCCAGGACCATTGTTTAAGAAACATCGTGAAGCAAtaagattaaagtttatgggtagttggctctagggcaagtgggagattgttagagtagatgccttgCAAGCCAACGTTTGGCTActgaatttattgactcaagtgtaataaacaatctttattttaatataatttaacttttttatggtttcattttgttttatctgtatatccatgcaatcagcatagataaattCCTTGATTATACTTAAATACAAATGAATCTTAATTCGATATTGAAACTCATTTTTAgatactatatattctaaattcgtttctagtcgattctaccgtctaaaacaaggataaatgtcgcttgagattgagactagcatctgtgatgttgtgtaccgtgtttcatgataaggacatggagatgtccaatcatgcagatgggtaataatataatgattgtaccgaacaaccctccctcagactttccaagtggttatcattcatcgaaagGAAAAGTCTGTGGTTGGGATTGTACATGTTTAGTCCGTACGActtgggacaacattgagactctacatactaggattgttctttgacttgtttaccgactccgcGGAGGTCACAAGGTGGCGACGTTGGGTGCAATTGCGAAATGtttaggagccagtgcattgtagtcggggatttagcgctcacctatgggtgtggatatTCTATGTGATCTAACGAAAGAGTAGTGCATAAAATCTCAAGCCAGAGTGTGAGTGTACATTAGGGAAAAAGTTCCCTAGTTGTGCATGCAATGACATTATGAATATTTCATTAATGtatcacatatatatcaaattaatatgcaactctcgatgaaccaatgctactagacgctcttaccatgattcgatgtaatcaaaaaataatttatgaaattctcATGACCAATTGTTGGTGCAAGAAATGGGGCGAATTAGGGTAAGTCcgaataaaaaaaatgtcctgaattacaaagagttgtgaacacatggctagttgtatccctgaaccattgaaggtAACACAAGCACTGGTTCatttgttctcgttgagataataaattcaatgagttgaatttataagaaataagtttgatatgatcaatcgataagcttatagataaaatttataaaagcttatagaaattttgagagcatgactacTAAAACAGTCAAAGGAAGTGCACAtgccttatttagacattgatgatctcgaaattaaagtgtgcaacataataacaaacaagttgAAATTGTTTACATAGATGATATTTGGTCaccgatcgggattatgatgaaTTTAATGTAATGTGAGCATGAATTATGGGCTTGTAAGGGTATAAAcccatcattttaatttattaaagttaaaaTGAGCTTcaataatcaaaatatattttaattcagttaaaatatagctcattgagttttttttttttttttataaaatatggtattgatttatgtaatatccAAATATTtatgataccataattttaaaaacttttacACAAAGTGAATGAATGGAAACCTTCAAAAGAAACAAGTTTTCGTCCCCATCTCTTGTGCAACCTGTGGAAATGAATGGGAGAATTCTTGGCATCTATTCATCTACTGCCCAATGGCCAAAGCTTGCTGGGAAGAGCTTGGCACCTGGAACAAAATGCTCTCATTATCAAACGAAGCTGATGGATTCGTCCAATGGTTGTTCAAATTGTTCCAGACATTAGATGTTAGCACTCTTGAAAATATAGCAATGGTCTTATGGGGCATATGGAGGACTCGAAACGAGAAGCTATGGAACAAAATGGTCAAACCAGCTGAAATAGTGGTTAGCTCGGCGCTACAACTCTTGATGGATTGGAGAGCGGTGCGAAGCATTTAAGGAACTCGGGATAGAACAAATCAGCAGGTTGGGGAGAGAATTACATGGCAAAAACCACAAGCTCAAGCGCTAAAATGCAACGTCGACGCATCGGTACAGAATGGTTCAAGGAACATCGGGGTGGGAATGGTCCTTCGAGATTCAGATGGAGTATTTATTTCAGCTAAAACAAACGTGTTCGTTGGAAGAGTAGGAATTAAAGATGCAGAAGCAATGGCGTTCAAGGAAGCTCTTAGCTGGGTTGAAGGCATGAATGTTCAAGATGTAATCTTTTAGTCCGATTCTAAAATAGTTGTCGAGGAAATAAAGGTGGAAATAGAAGACGACTCAGAATTTGGTACAATTATCTCAGAGTGCCGTTAAGTTCTTCTCCAAAGACCATCATTCAGTGTGTTTTACTCGTCGACAAGCAAACAAGGTTCCCCACAGTCTTGCTAGGGCATCTTATTTCTATGCTCGTCCCTCAATCTGGAATACTCCTCCAGATTTTATCTTTGATGTTTTGAATGAAGACTGTAATTCTTTTGATTCTTAATAAATTTTGATTCCCgttcaaaaaaaaaactttcacacaaagtaaaataatattttgcatGGTTAGTGGGGTGGAATTCTCGTGAGTCAAAgattttttggaattgattaacttaattaatatgattaattaaggaaaaaattatttattaaaataataaaatatatacatattacCTTGGGTCAAGTTAGAAGAGAATCGCCTAGCAAGAAGAAGAGGAGAAAAGTCTCCATCGTCTTTGCgctaaaaaataaaaaggggTTTTTGAACcaattttgtttttcttgatctctacgcaaaatatcttctaattttctagtgtaAGTTAGAAGATAAATTAGTAATTCggtcgtggacctaatttgaagattAGAAAAAGAgacttgaagaaagttcgtatgGATTTACAACAAAAGATACGTCCGCTTATATTGGAATAGTTGGAGTCAAGTGAAAATTGTTCACTAAAGGTATATACTTAACACCCAATgaatgattatatcatttaaataatacgagtgtctaaaaattattttgaatgtcaaaaaaatatatttaaacttCCACTGCATTTTGAACACGAGAAAAACGAGATCTCGATAGTTTCTCCATCCTACAGCAACCGCTTATGCTCAAATGTAAATTGTTTTAgaatttttctgaatttttctgctAGAAGCTGGGAAGGTCTAAATAGGTTAACTAATTTGTCAAGGAAATTGTCAAATTGTGgtgaatttttaatttattgggCAAGCACTCGTTTCAATCAAATGGGTGAGAAAAATAATGGTGTTTATaagaagttgagtttattaacgAATTATCAATCAGCAAAAGATATTTTTTCTCGGATTCTTGAGTTggagaaaaaaattgaaaaaatatatgaacAAGAGGAAATCCATTGGAAACAAAGATCAAGAGTCAACTGTTTGAATCAAGAAGATCGTATCACCAagttcttcaattcttctgctGCTGCTAGGAGAAAAAAAATTGCATTAAGGGCTTACTAAATTCGAATGTACAATGGTGCTCAAATGATCAGGGTATGGCAGATACCACTACCACATACTTTGCTTCCTTCTACTCCAAGTCTAATCCATTTTCACAGGATTTTGAGAGGGTAGTTATTTTGATCCAATCATGACATGTCATATGTATGATTCTTTATGCAAACCGTTCACAACAGAGGAAGTTCATAGGGCGGTGTTTGACATGCACTCATCTAAAGCACCGGGGCCAGATGGGTTTACAACTTTATTTTATCAGAGACTATGCCTAGTTATTGGTGCAGATATCACTACGACAGCCCTATCAATGCTCAATGATCAAGGAGATACAACAGAATGTAATTTTACCCTTATCACATTAATCCCAAAAGTTCGAGAGCCATCGACTTTGAAAGAGTTCAGGCCTATCAGTCTCTGTATTAACTACTACAAAATTGTGTCTCGAGCAATCACAAATCATTTTAGGTCCATCCTTGTTCAGATTTTTTATTCTTACCATATTGCGTTTATTCCAAGGAGACTTATTATCGATAATGTGATTGTTGGGGGTTGAATATATTCAATGGAATAGAAACATAAAAAAGTGCAGTCAGGTTTTGCGTCCCCTAAACTTGATATGAGTGAAGCATATGACATGGCCGAGTGGATTTTTTTTTGAAGCTTGTTATGATCAAATTGGGTTTTTCAGAGAATTGATTTAACTTAATAATGAGATGTGTCATTACAGTTTCATAATCTATCCATATTAATAAATGCATTACTGGAGTTATTCATTTACTGCGGGGACTTTGCCAAGGGATCCTCCATCCCCTTATTTACTTGAGCTCAGTGCCCAATGTTTGTCTTCGTCTCTAGTGAAAGTTGTGGATAGAGGATTATTCTAAGGGGGCAAATATTGTGAATTCCTATCCTATGATATCTCACATGTTCTTCGATGTGATATCTTGGTGTTCTTTAAGTCGACGAGAGATGATTGTATGCAGGTTCAGCAGTTCTTTCAACTTTATGAAAGGGTCTCTGGTCAATTTGTGAACTATGATAAGTCCGCCCTTACTTTTACCACCAAAGACTTCTTCTATTCAGGCTATTGATGATATTAAGAACATTCTTACAGTGGAGGTAGTTAAGAGTCATGAGCTTTATCTGGGGCTCCAAATGTTTTCTGTGCGAAATAAACTTTTTCAATTTGCTTATTTACAGTATCGTATTGGTCGCAAAATGCATGGTTGGTCGTCTAAATTTGTCTCTTTGCGAGGACGTGAAATTCTAAGGAAATTGGTATTGAAAGACATTCCATCTTATGCTATGTCATGTTTTAAGATTCCTATCTCTTTATGCAAGGGAATTGAACAAGCATGCGCTAACTTCTGGTGGAATGACAAATGACAAAGGAGGGAGAAAAGGCATATAGAGGTTGAAATGGAAAGGCCTTTACAGCCAAAATGCTTAGGGGGTATGGGATATGGTGATTTAGTAGCCTTCAACAAAGCTCTTCTAGCTAAACAAGTATGACGGATCATCTAGTTCCCAAATTCGTTGATGGCTAGGGTCCTTAAACTCATTATTTTAAGCATTCAGATATTATGATGGCTCATAAATGATCCAATCCAGCTTATATATGGCATTCATTGAGTTGGAGCTGTGAAATTCCAAAAAATGGATTAATTTCGAGGGTAGGGGATGGACGATCTGTCTTGTTTTACTACGATCCTTGGGTTCCTAATACGTCAGATTTTAAATGTGGTTTAACTTCGCAAGCGGATATCTACTTGAAGGTGTAGCATTTCGTTACACTTGAAGGGGTTTGGAATCAAAGTCGGGTGAGAACGGTATTTTCAAAATAGAGGCAGAATCCATTTTAGATATTCTGTTAAATCCTCAGGAGGAAAGGACATCATATATTGGAAAGGAATTGAGAATTATGTGATATCAAGTTATCACATGGAACAAAGCAGTTTAGCTCCACAGTCTTTCCAATATTTTCATCCTAGTCAGAATTGGTGGAAACTCATTTTGAAGCTTAATGTACCGCCTAAAGTTTGTATTTTCCTGTGGAGAGCTGCTCGGGATGTTATACCAACTGTtgtatctcggttttctacacgcccccaaacgcagcggaagtttaaaatttttttatttattttgacaatcaaaatatatttggacgttcgtatgattttaacttaaacatacatagggCGTTTAAAAGTTATACTTTTTTGTGAATAAATCACATGGCACCAACTGATCCGGTATGacggatctagctcttgatgaatccctacgaactttcttcaagagacaCCTTTTTttaatcttcgaatcaggtccacgaccggaTTACTTGTTCTTCCTCTAATTTGTACTAGAaaattagaaaatgtttttgcgtagagatagaacACGAAGAAGTCGACTCAATGTATTGCCGAAAACTTCTTGGAATAATCACCAAACTTTCGAGAGCAGCCCCCCTTTTGAAGAGCCGAAAGTTGcttccccaaaaaaaaaaaaaatctttcggatgcttcatctttttaaaataagaatcaAATCTTATCTTTTTGTCTAATCTacaatttacttaattaattagattaattaagtcaATCAAAGATTCTACAAATATTTGGGTGccaaaaaaattgaaactctCGGATGCATGTTATTAAATAAGAATCaaattcttattattatttttctaatcatttctttacttaaaaaaaattgcatcCCATAAGTCTCGAAGATCTCataatccaatttttttttttttgtggagACTATGATTTTaggtcaaaaattttaaaataaaaattacatgacctaattaccataattaacattaataggcttgattaattaattgggctattccaactagtttaattaattaatcaaagtccattacgaactttaattatttagtatgttggacttgtactcttaCAAGCCTATTAAACATATtccccactatatttaatttaatatttaataaactcaacttttgagtttaataaattaaatatattataaattcaacatttgaatttaatattacaaattcaactccttgaatttattctctcaaaatttagttatcataaattcaactccttgaatttactatataatataaattcaacttcttgaatttattctctcaacgggaacaaacgatccagttcttgtgtgaccctcaatggtttagggatacagctagccgtgggttcataactctttgtgattcaggacataatcctttattcgggcttaccctagttagccccattcttttcatcaacaccttgatcaagaatgtcagaactcatttctgattgcacccatcggatcatggtaagagcgtctagtagcatcgccccatgatcccctaggtatcactgatagtgcctgcaagaaccagtcgattatgattaacgtacagcaaggtcccttcatctcatatatcccgatcgaatctgcaaccattggttcatcgagggttgcatatt is a window encoding:
- the LOC142525940 gene encoding uncharacterized protein LOC142525940, with amino-acid sequence MNGNLQKKQVFVPISCATCGNEWENSWHLFIYCPMAKACWEELGTWNKMLSLSNEADGFVQWLFKLFQTLDVSTLENIAMVLWGIWRTRNEKLWNKMVKPAEIVVSSALQLLMDWRANGSRNIGVGMVLRDSDGVFISAKTNVFVGRVGIKDAEAMAFKEALSWVEGMNVQDVIF